The genomic DNA GGCCTATCTAACCTcaaatttatattatattttttatatgtatattttatagGGTTGTCAATTGATCAAAATATTCAATTGTGATTAATTTCAAATTAGTCgcacatttgtatctgttcaaaaagtaccttaaagggagatttgtcacgtatttaatactcttatcaacatggaagtgggcaaatatgcttcctttgtgaaaatgtatgtatgtatttattattggaaatcaattaacaacacaaaacaatgacaaatattgtccagaaaccctcacaggtactgcattgagcataaaacatatgctcaaatcataacatgacaaactgcagcccaacaggcaacaacagctgtcagtgtgtcagtgtgctgacttgactatgacttgccccaaactgcatgtgattatcataaagtgggcatgtcagtaaaggggagactcgtgggtacccataaaacccattttcattcacatatattgaggtcagaggtcaagggaccccttcaagaatggccatgccagtttttcctcgcaaaaatttagagtaactttggagcattatttaacctcctttgcgacacgctagtatgacatggttggtaccaatggattcattaggattTCATATGATCAAAGCCTAATACCTTAGGTGGTATTGTTATTGACTGTTTCTCTGTAAATGTTATGCACATGGCAATAAAGAAAACTTTATAATGAACatgacaatttaaaaaaaagtataattgaAAAATTGTATATCTCTGAATTTGCTTAATGAGAACATTTGATGAATAGTTCTCTCAAGAGTAAGTTGTGACCTTGTAATCACTGCACTTTGTTCATGTTTCAGGGCGGCCCTGGACGAACCAGTGTCTCGCCATACGATGATCAAAGAGAGCAAAGGAGGGCGCCGTCGCCGCATGTCACCCACTGTCTCCCCTCGCAGACAGCACAGCAAACTTCCCCCCAAAGACGTCTTCAATGACATGATGTTTGTGGGTCAGTGGCTGCATTTGGTGTTCATCTGACAAGTACAGTTCCTGATTTTAAAGAGTACtgaacttttacttttaagtGCAGTTTAAACTGTTCTGGTTCTGGATGGAGGATTTTGAGGAGCATTCTTTAGAAATAACgagagtttgaatgaagtttcAAAGAAGTTGGTTTTTACCAGGCAGGGGAAGTCTAACGAAAGATGTTCTTGAGTTGCAATATGGGAAATGTACCAGACACATGAATTGATTGCAAGAAGGGCAATTCATTTGCAGCTTTCCCAGTCCATACACACAACTTCAAAAGTTCTGAGGTAGCTAAAGTGTAAACATGTAGCTTTAAAAGGAGTATATGCAGGAGTATGTTCTTCAAATTAATGTATCTGTTGCACCACCTCACATCGCGGTCTTCAAAGACCAATTTAAAGAGCAATTCATGCTGGATCTTACAGTGTCTGTACGTACACCATGCTGTCTAGAGAGCACTGTGGTTACCTTTCACTGTAATTGCTCCGGTCTGCTAAAGAGGATCTTCTGTTAATATTTAATGGCTATACGTAGCTAACATATAATACTCAAACAACTTCAGTCTCCTGTCAAAGTCATTATCGACATCACGGTTAATAATGAACGTTATTATAGGACCGCCACTAATAGGATTACATACTGTAGCCTCTATAGTATCTAAGCAGACTGCTGATCATATTGTATGAGAAAGGGAGGGCTGCTTTGGAGGATTAAATTAAAAGGGTAAATAGAAGTAAATAGAGGTGAAACCCTGAAGGCGAAACAAAGACTATTAAAATCATATTAACaggtgacaaattaaaggacAAACTTCAGTGAATGAGTGGAGAAACATAACAAATGCTCTCATACAGGGCGCAATGTTTATAGAAAATGATGTGAATCAAATGGCCTTCGCAAACCCAACTGAAAGAGAATGGGAGGTTTTGTTAGACAGCACTCTCTCTACCACCACCATCAAAACACTACGGCTCGTTTAgggcactggttcccaacctggggggtCACGACCCCCACTAGGTGTCACCAAAGCTTCAACGGGGGGTTGCAaagccttcttgattttaagggatatgagacaacttttaaaaaatattatacaattgtcctatatctcagcattttcattcatttctttgaaaaaaattaaatgaaattgttatttttaaagtttggattattatttaagatatgaACAAGATAAAGGCTCAGTGAAGTTATAGTCACAGAGCCTtctctctctgctaaacagcctcgtcctgcattagaaaagtacgccgttaaaacaaccaaagagctgatagaacaatggacaagcatcagggagaagaaaacactgaatttttttcaaaaaaaagaagcctatcaAGCATAAATGATTgttaaaatttaaaaagaaatacacaaTACAGGGAATTGTatcaaaagtccctaaaaataacatgaaaactCATCTATGATGTAATAATCACAGgtaataatctgctcaaaattcatccaaatcgttcgttttacacaaacttcctgcagttattgcgttcactattcgggttaattgtacagtttatagTAGTtattctgtactgttattgtcaTGCATtgaaaataatatgaaatatccataaaatatgtctctTATTAAGGAGTCGttagtttactcaatgatagaaaaggggtcccttaagaaaaaaacactgatgtAGAGGGCTCCTGATGGCCCAACACCTTttaccatgttgtttttttcctttaatttgtcacccaTCTGTTCATTTGCAGTCTTATAAATTACTCATATTTGTGAGTTcaatttttctatatttttttcactttcctGGATCGCACCTCTTTCTGCCAAGGATCACCATGGAAACCAGACAAAACAGCTCAATACTATTGGATCCATGCCTTAATGTGTTTACTGCTTATGCATATAGataactgcaaaaaaaaagaagtgtgatatgattttaaaaaagaagcCAGAAGAGGAAGTTCTGTAAAAGAAACCTCTTCTTCACTGCCTGTTGCAGACTGATATTTCTATTTGCTGATTAAAAGGATTCTGTTTTACGTCAATTATTCTAGGAAAAAACATGTGCAGCACCATAAAGACAGGTCTGGTGTTCACCaagcagagaggaagaagaagatatgTTTGGTCTGAggattataataaaataatgaggGCTCTGTTTTGTGTTGGCAGTTGGGGGATGGACCCAAAACGACCCATCCTGTTTGGTAGAACAGTTCTGTCCAGAGTACAACGAATGGAGAACAGCAGCACGCATGGTCAACAGTCGTGGCCAAGTGGCGGTGGGCACACTGGATGGAATGATCTACACCGTGGGAGGGGAGGATCACCTCCGCTGTTACAGCAGCGTGGAGAGGTGAGAGAGCATcctaaatgtctttttttctaaCAATTTGCGCATCTTGAAATGTCAAACTTCAAATTCTCTCCCATGGTATTATCACTTTAAGCTCCTTGAAGCGAGGGATTTCTCGCTGTAAGAACCTCATATCATCATCTgaacacattttgtttgtttgaatttCATGTTCAAGTCAAATGCAAACATCAAACTGCTGATGATTCACGAATAGTTTCTTTAAGTCGATTTTCTGGTTTATTCAAACTGACATTTCATTACATCACAGCAGTTATCACGGTGAGGGAAAGTGCGAGCAAGTTGTAGCTTTAGGGGACAGTTTGAGATACCAGTCATATCTTAAGGTTACAGTCCAAAACAGGGAGCTACTGCACTTCACATAACCTCTGTCCCACTGTTTATATAACGTTATTTAACCAGGAAATGAGCCTCGTGAGATTAATAACCTCTTTTATATGAAAGTCCCGACCAAGATAGCAACACTGTAGAACATAGAGACCACAAAACATAATGGACAGACTTTTATAGCCCAAAAGACGTGACTACTTCTTGGACTTATTTCACCCATTAGCTGCAATATTTCATCTGtgcaatactgtcattaatactgcatttatactgtatattcaaaaaatattcttattcatttcttatttataccattctggcatttatagttaacacacttaatagatcacacttcattttgtgtttacttatttgcactgtggttatttgttatataCTGCAcctcttaatgcaaatatttatttcttctattctcattttcttatttttaattttagtacttacttatatttttatatttttacatatattgtgtttatattgtagcattataatttacatgttacacactcctttatttattttttcttacatttctttatgtttaaatGAGGGCAACTGTAAcgcccccggggatcaatacggtacttctgattctgattctgtgACAGAGTTAACTACTAGTTGACTTAAATCTACCctgaatataaaataatatccACATGTAAAATGTAgatgttttacagatatgttCAGTGAACATTGACAATACACAAAACATAACCTGGAAAGCAAAatgcatcatgaaaaaaaactataatatGCATTTCTCACTTTCTTCAGAGCCCTTCACTCAAAATGACATGCAGCCAAAACGACTTGGCTTCCACTCACTGTTCTCTTTAAAAATATTACTTAACCTGAGGTTTGCTATTTAACTAGAATAAAAAACTCACGCTAAAAGCGATTCTTTTGACCTCAAGTTGTATATTTTATCACTAGATTTGTTGGGAGAAAGAAAgatcttgtttttatttattgttgttgttcacaTCACTGAACAGCAGATGGCAGCATTAATGCAGAAATTAAATGTAGACCTTCAGACATTAAACCACAAGCCATCTTTTTAGTGAGCAAGAGACCACCCAAAATCCTCACTTTGTGGGATTTCCTTATTATTTTTCAATTGCCCCACAGTAACCCTGCCACATTTttgaactttttttctcttggaaaacaagagaaaactTTAATTTCCCTGAAACTCTCATGTTGCCGGGGTATCTATTCCTCAGAAGCAGACAAAAATAaactctctttcacacacacacacacacacacacacacacacacacacacacacagccgtgcACATCTTTTAGAGGACATTCATTGGCATTATAGCCCCTTACCCTTTCCTGAACTttaaaaccaagtctgaacTTTCAAGCAGGCCTTTGAAGGTCTCTCCGAAGGTGAGGACCgaccaaaatgtcctcactttccaaaaatgtcctcactttgcaGGTCTAAAcctcaaattggtcctcacagAGATAGTTggacaacacacatacacacatactctCCTGTTTTCTcccatttcctctcctcctacTCTATCCGAAGTCTCAAATGAGCTGGCTCTGCTCCCACTTCCCACAGACAGACACTCCTTAACTGAATTCCAGACAGTTGACCCCATAATGATTGTGCTCTGCTGGCTGCAGACCAGCAGGGAATGACCAGCACTGCCCAGCAGACTGATCAGCTGTTAATGGCCAGAACCAGCTCGCTGTTATTTTGGTTATCAGAGTGCATCTGATCTCTGAGGGGTAGATACTGTGTCTCTAAGAGTATTTCGGAGGAATTGCTGACAAGATCTTTGCCAATTAGAAGGAAGTTCTGTTTTTGATGGATGTTAGTTTTCATCTAATGGCCTAGAGAAAACTATTTTCATAGCCTTCCAGTggagaggaaacactggcagATGTTTATACAGCTCCAAAACTTTCTCTCAGTGTGAAAGTGTtcctcaaacaaacacacacacttgcaaaaCAATAGGGTGTCAAATTGAAATTGatgataacacgttaacgctaatttgttttaatgcaactgtagctagagtgaagatactggtatcatatgaaactagaaaaacctaaggaatccattggtaccaaccatgtcatactggcttgtcatgaaggaggctaaataacgttccaaacttacgctaaatttaggcgaggaaaaactggcatggccattttcaaaggggtcccttgacctctgacctcaagatatgtgaatgaaaatgggttctatgggtacccacgagtctcccctttacagacacgcaagtcatagtcaagtcagcatactgacacactgacagctgttgttgcctgttgggctgcagtttgtcatgttgtgatttgagcatattctttatgctaaatgcagtacctgtgagggtttctggacaatatttgtcattgttttgtgttgttaattgatttccaataataaatatgtacatacatctgcataaagcagcatatttgtccactcccatgttgataagtgtattaaatacttgacaaatctccctttaaggtacattttgaacagataaaaaatgtgtgatcgatttgcgattaattgtttgACAGCCTTGCAATATACATTTCTATGAAAGCTTGTGTTGGCTCTACTCAAGTTGTTATTACCAGCAGCACCTGATTTAACTTTCCACCAACACTTTGACATCCCCGCTCCTTGACCCCTCCGTCCTGGCAGGTACAACCCCGACACAGACAGCTGGAGTACAGATGTAGCACCCTTGAGCAGACCCCGCAGCGGAGTGTGTCTGGTGGAGATGGACGGATACCTGTACGCTATTGGAGGACACGACGGCATTGCTGCCATAAATACTGTGGAGAGGTACTGAAGCATGAGTGCTGCAACAGGTCAATGTCTTATCTTGAAATTAACTGTCAATCCTTTTAACACAAACTGTAAACAAATGAGACTGTGTTCAAGACATCTAGTCATTATTTTCCCCATAAAATCCTGCAGTCAAAAGGTAAATAAAGTAAGACTAAGGAGCTGGTTATAGTGAGTCCCCACAATGCCTGTCATATTTaggaatataaaaatatatatataacacaggCGAAACAAAAAGTCTGACGAATTGTGTCTGATACCTTTCATCtcctttttaaagaaaaaggaAGACGCTATAGATCCACCGCAGCAACCAAGAACATTTACAAAAAGTCTTTCATACCAAATGCAATAACTTGACTAAATTCATAAACACCATTCACACTTATTCACTGTGATTTACtgcatgttgtgctatttactgtatgtattgtGATGTACTATGATGTGTTTTAACCAACCTGTGAAGCCCAAGGCAAATTTCCACATTTGTGcacaataaagattattattattaaagaaaaaaatctttaaagcacatttccatttttctttgTGAGACAAAACTAGGCTGCATCATCTAAAATGAAAGTACCAATGATTTTAATTAGCTGACATCTCACATTACTGTGAAAGCAGTCTGAAGTGGCTGACTCAGAGGAAGGGAGACATGATTCATTGGAGTTAAAAACATGAATGACTGACAGATTTGTTAAATTAGTCTTGCTAAcccattgttgtttttttttttttattctaggTATGACCCCAAAATGAACACATGGAGCAAGCAGGCAGCGATGCTGACCAGACGCACCAGAGCAGTGGCCGCTGTGCTGGAGGGTCACCTGTACGTGATCGGAGGGAATGATGGTGACATGGTTCTGAACTCAGGTGAGAGATGAGGTTACAGATAAAAGACTGTCTTTGACGCTCAAAAATTGTGAGCCCAACACCCAAAGTTAATCAATCtgaaatgatataaaacagaaaaatccttcaaatcttcacatttgagaagccgGCACCAACAAACGTCAGGCATTCTTGCTTTGATAAATGATTTAAAGTGTAACTAAGGTATTTTtcgaccctattttcccatgtttttgtgctaactgactaatgggggacaacaatttttggaATTGGTTTTGGTATTGAGGCAGAACACTGTAACCAGTAGCTGTGAAATGAGCTgggagggcaagtgagcagcgtcaatgtagcattacgtccactaaaagtgcttgtttttgccactggcAGGCTCAGATTGTGATTATAAGTGTCGGACAACAtcatggaaaggaccctacagagaaataaaaggtttttcttacctttcacttgatcaggtctgtttgttattgtgtccaagtcccgctcaaggagaagtctcgttgtgaaatctgaatgtccgtatactctggctcaaataaatgcggcagccatcgaattcaaagacctcatccacattgtggaaatcatccaaatgttcagccatgacattgaaaatcttttagataacactaagctacgctctctgtactccaacacaacaaactctgcccagcTGGCACTcgtgtttccaccatggatgtacagTATGATGTCCTCCGgtaacacgtcacctcgccagatttcacaacgagactccTCCTTGAGCGAGGCTCTTTCCATAATTTCAgatatttataataacaatcaaagCCTGCATTGACAAAAACGGGCACTTTTAGTGAATGACGGTGCcggcttgccccaataggattacattgcagcttGTGAGCAGCTGCCGCCTGCTgcactctccctcaatactggatcaATTTCTAATATTGTTGTTgctattagtcacttagacacaaaaacatggaaaaatacaGTAGGGTCTACGttggaaaaataccaaagtaacCCTTTAAATGATTCATTGATTCTCAGAATTGGCAGTGATTCATTTTTCTTCTAACGACTAATTGAATTTCCATAGGAAAACTCAATTATAAATGCAACTACATGCACTTATTCTTAATTGTCTGCGAGTGCTCATTGAGTTTATATGTGACTTGTTACAGCTGGCACAGATCATACAAAGTAGCACAACtgtaaaaagaataataaatgaaaGAGGCTTAAAGTGAGGCagatcatttatttatgtggGAATGCTACTAACAAATACAGTCAATTGTTATTTAGTGCTTGGGGGTATTTTGTGAATTGACTTGTTCCCATaactatatgaaaaaaaaaaaaatctcagctGTGTTTGACAGCTTTTTGACGTGTGGCAGGACTTAAGTCACGTAACGACTAGCTTGACCTTTTATTCTAgctcatattcacacacacacacacacacacgcacacacacgcacacacacacacacacacacacacacacacacacacacacacacacacacacacattcttaaGCCCCGTGACCTTGCCAAAGATAAACAGGGGTCATGTTGTGCTGCTACTTGCCACTGACTATTTCAGTCTGTGAGAAGTGCACGTCAGTGAAATTCCCACAACCTTTTTTGGATCCCAtcaatctattattattattattatttcttctcattttaaagaggctttttattgaaaaaatatatatatatatatattcacatcaTTTGTATCTTGCTATCTGACAGACATTTCCATCTTTTTATGTTGCATTCAATGTACCCTAGACAtttttgtatataaatataaacacagcCTGTCTGTAAAGTAGTGTTACTCATACAGAGTGTGTATTATATGGAATATATGGCCTCTTTTGACTCCTGCTGTCCTCTAAATGTCCCCCAGTGGAGCGGTACAACCCTGTAGACGGTAGCTGGTCGATATGCGCCCACATGCTGAGTCCCAGGGAGAATGCCGGGTGCGCCGTGTACCTGGGACGCATCTACGTGGCCGGGGGCAGAGACGAGCTCAACCTGGAGCTCTGCAATGCGGAGAGGTTTGACCCGGACAACATGAGGTGGACTCCTGTCAAACGCATGAGGAGCAAGAGGGACAATGTGAGTAATGGATCACTAAGACACATCAGATGTCAAGCCTCCCTTCAGATTTAAGGTCCAGTTTATTTTTACATCCAAAGATGGAGAGAAGTAATACGACTGACACGACTGAAGGAAGGACATAATTTCCCTTAACAGATTACCTAAATATTTCAGTAGAGGTTCAGGGTGTCATTACTATTTTTGGATCCCTGAGTcaaaatgtttgttgttttttttcctctacaaTAGCAGGGGAAATAATggtaagacattttttttctggcatGCCATGGATGGATTGGCAGGTATAATCTAAAAACACCagcttagtttagtgtgttagcatttGCCAATAAACACAAGGCACAGATGAGGCTGTTGGGGATACTATTAGTTTTGCAAATATTTGGTCCTAAACCAAATATGGAAGAAATGAaccattttgacctgatgatggtgcgaAATGAAACATTAAGAGATCACAATTCATCCCAAAGGGGTCACTATTGATGATGAAAGGTGTCTTGATAACATATTTTGTGTATTCAATGGTAAAACTATTGACTTTATGCTGTTACAAAAGTATATGATGGTGCAGTGTAATTGTTTAACTCTTTAAGGAACCCCCCTGGATTACTGATGGTttgcaatattaaaaaaaatagtcaatagaatatcttttttatttaaaaatgtcatacaATTCTTTCATACTCACTATTGTATATTGTTCCTCAGATGTCCCTTGTTGTGTTCAACGGCGCCTTGATGGCTGTGGGAGGCTCTGATGGTGTCACCAATCTGAAAACAATAGAAGCTTACTGTCATGACACCAACACGTGGAGGTAAGATGAAAAACCACCGCCGTGACATCCTCGATGCTGCTTAGTGCTCATTGCGGTGGCGTTTTTTAAAAAACTGGGCTTCCAAGAGATTACTCATCATTCAAATAATGCCCTGAGCTCAAAGATATGTTTGTTTCCATTCTCTGTTGATGCGGTTTGCAGAAACCATACTgccaaaacaacacaacacaaggaTGCAGGGATAACCAAGCCTTGAATACAGCAGTGCAAAACATACAATATATTGTATCAATCAATATTGAAGCATTATGatctactgtttttttttattattaatcaaTTTAAAGGGGGAAGTGATAGATGAGTTTTCCTGATCCACTCTGTTTTTTTATCAGCAGAGAGGGGCTAACTAAGTAACAGTGAGATGGATAAATAATCATATGTATAATCGGATCACACATTTGTGAGCAATAAAAAGTTTCAATTATTTACAATTGTACTTAGTCTGAAAGTATACAAGCCGCAGTGTGGTGctgtaaaaggaaaaacatgttGACTCTGACTTTGGTCAAAGAGACGAAGAGGCAAGACATTTCCTAAAAAGCGTTATGATGAATAAGGAAAAGGAAAATAGCCTTATCATCCAGAGTAATTAAATGAAACATtacattaaagctagggttggtagtgttcttaaaaaaaaaaagtgttatatttgttgaaattttctttacatcccgacagcaatcaataaatcaaatgctctgacataATCTgtgtatctgtggctgttgcatgactgtaataaacctgtccaatcatttaatttggcccaaatgtaatgattagtgaaatagtcacaacatttaatgtattgatttgtgtacatagacaaaaatttaaaaaaaaaattgtgatgttcagcacaaaatcaattcgtatgtaatccatgtaattgtgatccaggaagtataaagtgcAGCAAACGcaacatagggaggaggtcagggtggatagttgggtcaaaaaacaccagaccttCGCCCAGGAAatcggtgtttgtgtcccgtgtgaaatcacaagtcagagttgatttatttgtcacgtaacttcagtaattaagttacggcacttccggagttattttaacccaaactgctatcattgcctaaacctaactaagtagttttgttgcttaaacctaaccaagtcgatcatttcctaaacctaacaagtagtttttgtcatttaacttccatacttaactTACACCACttcttgtgttattttaacccaaaccacgatcttttcctaaaccttactaagtagttttgttgcctaaacctaactaagtcgattatttcctaaacctaactaagtagttttgttgcctaaacctaaccaagtcgatcatttcctaaacctagctaagtagttttgttgcctaaacctagccaagtcaattatttcctaaacctaacaagtagtttttgtcatttaacttccatacttaagttacgccacttccagtgttattttaacccaaacaacaatcttttcctaaacctaactaagtagttttgttgccaaagcctaaccaagttgatctatacctaaacctaactaagtagttttcttttgaaaagactggagcggaaattgacacatgcgtcacgtgttgctgaacattcgtaggaaaacacacgaaaaatatgttgtcgaaagtcgaactgccgtgagactgtgttgaataaTTGAATGTATAATCAAATCACACACTTAAGATTTTCACAATTGTATGTAGTGTGCAAGAACACAGGAGTAATTACtcctatttatttaaatttaaatgtaacaTTACATTAATTCATGTTACAAATTACGGTCTATCTTGCCATTATGATACAGTTGTCGGATGAATTTCAAGCTTAAGACAAAAATACTTAACATCAAGAAAGTCTGCTGCTTACAGCCAGACAAATAGAGTCGCTTTGTGATTCATGTACCGAGCTCATGTAAGGCTCCTATATCTTATATATGCCTTCAGGCTCCGCTGCTCACTGAATCGGAGTGCTTCAGTGTCTGactgttttctctctccatctgttttTAGACACTTTGGAAGCATGAAGAGCAAGCATCCAGGAGGGAGAGTGGCTGTGCTGTGCTGAGACTCAACAATGCTCATATTATATGAGCAGCACAGAGGTGTTAGAGAGAACTAGCCTAATGAATGTACGCCGGGCTCCAGGACACATTGTGATGCGGTTCAAGTAAGGCTGACTGAATAATTGAGGAGTTCACTCCAAAATGAGACATCGCTGCATTAGTCAAAGCTGGCAGCTGCTCTTACAAAATGACTACGAACATTAAATTAAAGCACATTATACTGTAGGCTATACCAGGTACCATTAAAGTTATGGGTCTTTTTAGGTCTCTCGCTTACAAAACAGACCTCTTTTGCAGAGATGAATCAGCGGCAAATACATTtcaagttgtattttttttcccgaTTCGATCGGATTCGGTTACTGTGAAGTTACAGTTAAATACAGTGATTCTACAGCAGCATACTGCTAAATCACAGTAATGTGGTGGACATTTACTGTGAAGTTACAATTAAA from Sebastes fasciatus isolate fSebFas1 chromosome 6, fSebFas1.pri, whole genome shotgun sequence includes the following:
- the LOC141769703 gene encoding uncharacterized protein LOC141769703, with amino-acid sequence MGVYNEQGAALDEPVSRHTMIKESKGGRRRRMSPTVSPRRQHSKLPPKDVFNDMMFVVGGWTQNDPSCLVEQFCPEYNEWRTAARMVNSRGQVAVGTLDGMIYTVGGEDHLRCYSSVERYNPDTDSWSTDVAPLSRPRSGVCLVEMDGYLYAIGGHDGIAAINTVERYDPKMNTWSKQAAMLTRRTRAVAAVLEGHLYVIGGNDGDMVLNSVERYNPVDGSWSICAHMLSPRENAGCAVYLGRIYVAGGRDELNLELCNAERFDPDNMRWTPVKRMRSKRDNMSLVVFNGALMAVGGSDGVTNLKTIEAYCHDTNTWRHFGSMKSKHPGGRVAVLC